A genomic stretch from Aedes albopictus strain Foshan chromosome 2, AalbF5, whole genome shotgun sequence includes:
- the LOC134288203 gene encoding uncharacterized protein K02A2.6-like isoform X1, with product MFTNLRSCFILQMESDKDWPLDPFNGSVDPSDLRREWEEWFRAFELVLELRKITSQHEKLILLLARGGRGLQRIYYNLRPVADEVHPEPVQVPLMPPETPEYDNAVKRLNNFFIGKRNERVELEVFRSLKQSSDESFSHFILKLRTQAARCDFRSREEVEILHQVAMGARDERVRDKGLEDSMSLDDLTNYAMNREMLQKQKEKVRQFKNDEDAGRLTVATVKPDWRKKPRPSAVGFRERRWNQDKRGEVECENCGSWKHQKHSRECSARAARCNNCGRLGHYARKCRSGRNIRTSNNQFSRRKISEANSLREEDRYCNRERSEEVSSRRRSPEALKVYTIDEGVITCKIDESPVKFLIDSGAAINTVTEQDWKNLLNSGARIHKKRYDYSRQFTAYATQEPLQVLVIFEAWVSINDTKPKSYSEFFVIQGAKRSLLSKRTAEELKVLKVGLDVMNVEVKVDPFPKFPNVRVRLSVDPNIPPRKIAYLRIPVAMEEKVDQKILQMLQSDVIEPAVGPPEWISPMVVVPKGKNDIRLCINMRYPNQAIQREHYPLPMIDTLLNKLRGSTYFSKIDITSAFHHVELHPESRGITTFMTSRGLMRFKRLMFGINCAPEIFQRIMTEMLAGIEGVIVYIDDVVVSGRNRKEHDARLREVLAVLEENNAMLNKEKCVFGVERLEILGYEVSAAGISPSEEKVVAIRNFRCPETKEEVRSFLGLVNFIGHFIPDLSTRTEPLRRFIRGDVSEFGKAQQEAFEDLRCEISSNVRRLGFFDPADTTELFVDASPVGLGAVLTQKDSANSARIVSFASKGLTKAERVYPQTQREALAVVWAVEKFYPYLFGTKFTVFTDHKTLEYIYEGKHQFGKRACTRAEGWALRLQPYDFTVQHIPGHTNISDICSRLCPASETPFDETTEHYVCSIGEVPNAITLHEIQTETSLDETMSAVIEAIRTQNWPKDLFRYQAFAKELGVIKDIVVREDRIILPHKLRSRALEIAHRGHPGIVAMRRNLREKVWWPCMDRDVQEYVQQCAGCAAVSGLEAPEPMQRKLMPERAWQEIAIDFFSAKECATFLVLIDYYSRYTKVMEMKGTTARKTIEALENVFIEQTYPETIRCDNGPPFSSEEFSQYCTSKNIKLSRTIPYWPQMNGLVERHNRGILRALRIAKATKEDWRKAIRDYEYMYNTTPHSMTGKAPLELLSGRPIKDLLPSLRTEPFWTRDEETRDSDAIKKMKGKIYSDNQRDAKESRIAVGDEVMLKNYESGKLEANFKLEKFKVVRKTGSDVIVTNEEGLTYRRPVSHLKKWPSIRDSPVVLDEAEECSPQTSKPDQTGPEVSSNPVCSSKQNKRVPGASDKSTIVRPKRTKRLPTRYDPKFE from the exons ATGTTCACTAATTTGAGGTCATGTTTCATATTACAGATGGAATCGGACAAGGACTGGCCATTGGACCCGTTTAACGGTTCGGTCGATCCTTCAGACCTGCGTAGAGAATGGGAGGAGTGGTTCAGAGCATTTGAACTGGTTTTGGAGCTCAGAAAAATTACATCGCAACATGAGAAACTCATTCTCCTCTTGGCACGGGGAGGTCGAGGTCTTCAGCGCATTTATTACAATTTACGACCAGTAGCTGACGAAGTGCACCCGGAGCCGGTACAGGTCCCGCTAATGCCACCCGAGACACCCGAGTATGACAACGCGGTCAAACGTCTTAACAACTTCTTTATCGGAAAACGGAACGAGCGGGTCGAGTTAGAAGTGTTTCGTTCATTGAAGCAATCATCCGACGAGTCATTCAGTCATTTCATCCTGAAGCTGCGCACGCAGGCAGCACGGTGTGATTTTCGATCTCGCGAAGAAGTTGAAATTTTGCATCAAGTAGCAATGGGTGCTCGCGACGAACGGGTCAGAGACAAGGGACTGGAGGATTCTATGTCTTTAGATGACTTGACTAACTACGCGATGAACAGAGAAATGCTACAGAAACAAAAGGAGAAAGTACGGCAATTCAAGAACGACGAAGATGCTGGCCGCTTGACAGTGGCTACCGTTAAGCCGGACTGGAGGAAGAAGCCAAGACCATCAGCTGTTGGATTCCGTGAGAGACGTTGGAACCAGGACAAGCGCGGTGAGGTGGAATGCGAGAATTGTGGTTCATGGAAGCACCAGAAGCATTCACGCGAATGTTCTGCCCGAGCAGCCCGGTGCAACAATTGCGGACGTCTGGGTCATTACGCAAGGAAGTGCAGATCAGGAAGAAACATTCGTACAAGCAACAATCAATTCAGCAGGCGCAAGATCAGCGAAGCGAATTCATTGCGGGAGGAAGATCGCTACTGCAATCGTGAACGATCCGAGGAGGTTTCATCCCGACGCAGATCACCGGAAGCACTGAAG GTATACACGATAGATGAAGGAGTGATAACCTGCAAAATAGATGAATCTCCTGTGAAGTTCTTAATAGACTCTGGTGCGGCCATAAACACAGTCACTGAACAGGATTGGAAGAACCTCTTGAACAGTGGGGCGAGAATACATAAAAAACGATATGATTACAGCCGACAATTCACAGCATACGCAACCCAAGAACCATTGCAAGTCCTCGTAATCTTTGAAGCTTGGGTTTCTATTAACGACACCAAGCCCAAAAGTTACTCTGAGTTTTTTGTCATCCAGGGAGCAAAAAGGTCATTATTATCCAAAAGAACTGCAGAAGAACTTAAAGTCTTGAAAGTTGGCCTTGATGTCATGAACGTCGAAGTTAAAGTTGACCCATTCCCGAAATTTCCGAATGTGCGAGTCAGATTATCGGTTGATCCAAACATTCCTCCCCGGAAAATCGCATACTTGCGTATCCCTGTTGCGATGGAAGAAAAAGTggaccagaaaattctccaaatgcTACAGAGCGATGTCATTGAACCTGCCGTTGGTCCTCCAGAATGGATTTCACCCATGGTGGTGGTTCCGAAAGGAAAAAATGATATTCGCTTGTGTATTAACATGAGATACCCGAATCAGGCCATCCAACGTGAGCATTATCCGCTTCCCATGATAGATACTCTGCTGAACAAGCTTCGTGGATCAACGTACTTTTCGAAGATCGATATCACGTCCGCCTTTCATCACGTTGAGCTCCACCCTGAATCTCGCGGAATCACGACTTTCATGACCAGCAGAGGGCTCATGCGATTTAAAAGACTCATGTTCGGCATCAACTGCGCCCCAGAGATCTTTCAGCGGATAATGACAGAAATGTTGGCGGGGATCGAAGGGGTCATAGTCTATATTGATGATGTTGTTGTTTCGGGAAGAAACCGTAAGGAACATGACGCTCGATTGCGGGAAGTTTTGGCCGTACTGGAAGAGAACAACGCAATGCTGAATAAGGAGAAATGTGTGTTTGGCGTGGAGAGGCTAGAGATTTTGGGGTACGAGGTCAGTGCGGCCGGTATTAGTCCGTCAGAGGAAAAAGTAGTCGCGATCCGAAACTTCAGATGTCCAGAGACTAAAGAGGAGGTCCGAAGCTTTCTGGGTCTTGTAAACTTCATTGGACACTTTATTCCAGATCTTTCGACTAGAACTGAGCCGTTGCGCAGATTCATTAGGGGGGATGTTTCTGAATTCGGCAAAGCTCAGCAAGAAGCATTTGAAGATTTGCGCTGTGAGATATCGAGCAATGTTCGGAGACTAGGTTTCTTTGACCCAGCGGACACAACCGAACTATTTGTCGATGCGTCACCGGTCGGACTCGGAGCAGTTTTAACTCAAAAGGATAGCGCTAATTCAGCACGGATCGTGAGCTTCGCTTCCAAAGGTTTAACCAAGGCTGAAAGAGTTTATCCCCAAACTCAACGGGAAGCGCTAGCTGTAGTATGGGCGGTTGAAAAGTTCTACCCATATTTATTTGGAACGAAGTTCACCGTGTTCACCGATCATAAGACGCTGGAATATATCTATGAAGGAAAACACCAGTTCGGGAAGCGAGCATGTACCAGGGCAGAAGGTTGGGCCTTGCGGCTTCAGCCTTATGATTTCACGGTTCAGCATATCCCCGGCCATACCAACATCTCGGACATTTGTTCTCGTTTGTGTCCAGCCTCAGAAACACCCTTTGATGAAACTACAGAACACTATGTATGCTCCATCGGCGAAGTTCCAAATGCCATCACGCTTCATGAGATTCAAACAGAAACATCTCTGGATGAAACTATGTCAGCAGTTATCGAAGCCATACGGACTCAAAATTGGCCAAAGGATTTGTTCCGTTACCAGGCGTTTGCAAAGGAATTGGGAGTGATCAAGGACATAGTTGTCAGGGAAGATAGAATAATTCTGCCACACAAACTGCGTTCCCGAGCATTAGAGATTGCTCATCGAGGTCACCCTGGCATTGTGGCAATGCGCCGGAATCTCCGTGAAAAGGTATGGTGGCCCTGCATGGATCGAGACGTACAAGAATACGTACAGCAATGTGCAGGTTGTGCAGCTGTGAGTGGGTTGGAGGCACCGGAACCAATGCAGCGAAAGTTGATGCCGGAAAGAGCATGGCAGGAAATTGCAATAGATTTTTTCTCCGCCAAAGAATGCGCAACGTTTCTGGTCCTTATCGACTACTACAGTCGGTATACGAAAGTTATGGAAATGAAAGGCACCACGGCGAGGAAGACTATCGAAGCCCTGGAAAACGTGTTCATCGAGCAAACATATCCTGAAACGATTAGATGCGATAATGGACCCCCGTTTTCATCTGAAGAGTTCTCGCAATATTGCACCTCTAAAAACATCAAACTTAGCAGGACGATTCCATACTGGCCGCAAATGAACGGCCTGGTCGAACGGCACAACCGAGGCATTTTGCGTGCACTCAGAATTGCCAAGGCTACCAAAGAGGACTGGCGAAAGGCGATCAGAGACTACGAGTATATGTACAACACGACGCCACATTCTATGACAGGGAAAGCACCTTTGGAGTTGTTATCCGGAAGACCGATCAAGGATTTGCTTCCATCATTGCGGACAGAACCATTCTGGACACGCGACGAAGAAACTCGGGACAGCGACGCCATCAAGAAGATGAAAGGAAAAATCTATTCTGACAATCAGAGAGACGCGAAGGAATCCAGAATCGCGGTTGGTGATGAGGTTATGTTGAAGAACTATGAATCTGGAAAGCTGGAAGCAAACTTCAAGCTCGAGAAGTTTAAGGTTGTACGAAAAACGGGAAGTGATGTCATCGTTACGAATGAGGAAGGGTTAACATATCGTCGCCCCGTGTCTCATTTGAAAAAGTGGCCATCCATTCGTGATTCACCAGTGGTTTTGGACGAAGCAGAAGAGTGTTCTCCGCAGACATCGAAACCAGACCAGACCGGACCGGAAGTGTCTTCAAATCCAGTATGCAGCTCTAAGCAAAATAAAAGGGTCCCCGGTGCTTCGGATAAATCTACAATTGTACGGCCTAAACGAACAAAGAGGTTGCCAACAAGGTATGACCCAAAATTCGAATGA
- the LOC134288203 gene encoding uncharacterized protein K02A2.6-like isoform X2 — MESDKDWPLDPFNGSVDPSDLRREWEEWFRAFELVLELRKITSQHEKLILLLARGGRGLQRIYYNLRPVADEVHPEPVQVPLMPPETPEYDNAVKRLNNFFIGKRNERVELEVFRSLKQSSDESFSHFILKLRTQAARCDFRSREEVEILHQVAMGARDERVRDKGLEDSMSLDDLTNYAMNREMLQKQKEKVRQFKNDEDAGRLTVATVKPDWRKKPRPSAVGFRERRWNQDKRGEVECENCGSWKHQKHSRECSARAARCNNCGRLGHYARKCRSGRNIRTSNNQFSRRKISEANSLREEDRYCNRERSEEVSSRRRSPEALKVYTIDEGVITCKIDESPVKFLIDSGAAINTVTEQDWKNLLNSGARIHKKRYDYSRQFTAYATQEPLQVLVIFEAWVSINDTKPKSYSEFFVIQGAKRSLLSKRTAEELKVLKVGLDVMNVEVKVDPFPKFPNVRVRLSVDPNIPPRKIAYLRIPVAMEEKVDQKILQMLQSDVIEPAVGPPEWISPMVVVPKGKNDIRLCINMRYPNQAIQREHYPLPMIDTLLNKLRGSTYFSKIDITSAFHHVELHPESRGITTFMTSRGLMRFKRLMFGINCAPEIFQRIMTEMLAGIEGVIVYIDDVVVSGRNRKEHDARLREVLAVLEENNAMLNKEKCVFGVERLEILGYEVSAAGISPSEEKVVAIRNFRCPETKEEVRSFLGLVNFIGHFIPDLSTRTEPLRRFIRGDVSEFGKAQQEAFEDLRCEISSNVRRLGFFDPADTTELFVDASPVGLGAVLTQKDSANSARIVSFASKGLTKAERVYPQTQREALAVVWAVEKFYPYLFGTKFTVFTDHKTLEYIYEGKHQFGKRACTRAEGWALRLQPYDFTVQHIPGHTNISDICSRLCPASETPFDETTEHYVCSIGEVPNAITLHEIQTETSLDETMSAVIEAIRTQNWPKDLFRYQAFAKELGVIKDIVVREDRIILPHKLRSRALEIAHRGHPGIVAMRRNLREKVWWPCMDRDVQEYVQQCAGCAAVSGLEAPEPMQRKLMPERAWQEIAIDFFSAKECATFLVLIDYYSRYTKVMEMKGTTARKTIEALENVFIEQTYPETIRCDNGPPFSSEEFSQYCTSKNIKLSRTIPYWPQMNGLVERHNRGILRALRIAKATKEDWRKAIRDYEYMYNTTPHSMTGKAPLELLSGRPIKDLLPSLRTEPFWTRDEETRDSDAIKKMKGKIYSDNQRDAKESRIAVGDEVMLKNYESGKLEANFKLEKFKVVRKTGSDVIVTNEEGLTYRRPVSHLKKWPSIRDSPVVLDEAEECSPQTSKPDQTGPEVSSNPVCSSKQNKRVPGASDKSTIVRPKRTKRLPTRYDPKFE, encoded by the exons ATGGAATCGGACAAGGACTGGCCATTGGACCCGTTTAACGGTTCGGTCGATCCTTCAGACCTGCGTAGAGAATGGGAGGAGTGGTTCAGAGCATTTGAACTGGTTTTGGAGCTCAGAAAAATTACATCGCAACATGAGAAACTCATTCTCCTCTTGGCACGGGGAGGTCGAGGTCTTCAGCGCATTTATTACAATTTACGACCAGTAGCTGACGAAGTGCACCCGGAGCCGGTACAGGTCCCGCTAATGCCACCCGAGACACCCGAGTATGACAACGCGGTCAAACGTCTTAACAACTTCTTTATCGGAAAACGGAACGAGCGGGTCGAGTTAGAAGTGTTTCGTTCATTGAAGCAATCATCCGACGAGTCATTCAGTCATTTCATCCTGAAGCTGCGCACGCAGGCAGCACGGTGTGATTTTCGATCTCGCGAAGAAGTTGAAATTTTGCATCAAGTAGCAATGGGTGCTCGCGACGAACGGGTCAGAGACAAGGGACTGGAGGATTCTATGTCTTTAGATGACTTGACTAACTACGCGATGAACAGAGAAATGCTACAGAAACAAAAGGAGAAAGTACGGCAATTCAAGAACGACGAAGATGCTGGCCGCTTGACAGTGGCTACCGTTAAGCCGGACTGGAGGAAGAAGCCAAGACCATCAGCTGTTGGATTCCGTGAGAGACGTTGGAACCAGGACAAGCGCGGTGAGGTGGAATGCGAGAATTGTGGTTCATGGAAGCACCAGAAGCATTCACGCGAATGTTCTGCCCGAGCAGCCCGGTGCAACAATTGCGGACGTCTGGGTCATTACGCAAGGAAGTGCAGATCAGGAAGAAACATTCGTACAAGCAACAATCAATTCAGCAGGCGCAAGATCAGCGAAGCGAATTCATTGCGGGAGGAAGATCGCTACTGCAATCGTGAACGATCCGAGGAGGTTTCATCCCGACGCAGATCACCGGAAGCACTGAAG GTATACACGATAGATGAAGGAGTGATAACCTGCAAAATAGATGAATCTCCTGTGAAGTTCTTAATAGACTCTGGTGCGGCCATAAACACAGTCACTGAACAGGATTGGAAGAACCTCTTGAACAGTGGGGCGAGAATACATAAAAAACGATATGATTACAGCCGACAATTCACAGCATACGCAACCCAAGAACCATTGCAAGTCCTCGTAATCTTTGAAGCTTGGGTTTCTATTAACGACACCAAGCCCAAAAGTTACTCTGAGTTTTTTGTCATCCAGGGAGCAAAAAGGTCATTATTATCCAAAAGAACTGCAGAAGAACTTAAAGTCTTGAAAGTTGGCCTTGATGTCATGAACGTCGAAGTTAAAGTTGACCCATTCCCGAAATTTCCGAATGTGCGAGTCAGATTATCGGTTGATCCAAACATTCCTCCCCGGAAAATCGCATACTTGCGTATCCCTGTTGCGATGGAAGAAAAAGTggaccagaaaattctccaaatgcTACAGAGCGATGTCATTGAACCTGCCGTTGGTCCTCCAGAATGGATTTCACCCATGGTGGTGGTTCCGAAAGGAAAAAATGATATTCGCTTGTGTATTAACATGAGATACCCGAATCAGGCCATCCAACGTGAGCATTATCCGCTTCCCATGATAGATACTCTGCTGAACAAGCTTCGTGGATCAACGTACTTTTCGAAGATCGATATCACGTCCGCCTTTCATCACGTTGAGCTCCACCCTGAATCTCGCGGAATCACGACTTTCATGACCAGCAGAGGGCTCATGCGATTTAAAAGACTCATGTTCGGCATCAACTGCGCCCCAGAGATCTTTCAGCGGATAATGACAGAAATGTTGGCGGGGATCGAAGGGGTCATAGTCTATATTGATGATGTTGTTGTTTCGGGAAGAAACCGTAAGGAACATGACGCTCGATTGCGGGAAGTTTTGGCCGTACTGGAAGAGAACAACGCAATGCTGAATAAGGAGAAATGTGTGTTTGGCGTGGAGAGGCTAGAGATTTTGGGGTACGAGGTCAGTGCGGCCGGTATTAGTCCGTCAGAGGAAAAAGTAGTCGCGATCCGAAACTTCAGATGTCCAGAGACTAAAGAGGAGGTCCGAAGCTTTCTGGGTCTTGTAAACTTCATTGGACACTTTATTCCAGATCTTTCGACTAGAACTGAGCCGTTGCGCAGATTCATTAGGGGGGATGTTTCTGAATTCGGCAAAGCTCAGCAAGAAGCATTTGAAGATTTGCGCTGTGAGATATCGAGCAATGTTCGGAGACTAGGTTTCTTTGACCCAGCGGACACAACCGAACTATTTGTCGATGCGTCACCGGTCGGACTCGGAGCAGTTTTAACTCAAAAGGATAGCGCTAATTCAGCACGGATCGTGAGCTTCGCTTCCAAAGGTTTAACCAAGGCTGAAAGAGTTTATCCCCAAACTCAACGGGAAGCGCTAGCTGTAGTATGGGCGGTTGAAAAGTTCTACCCATATTTATTTGGAACGAAGTTCACCGTGTTCACCGATCATAAGACGCTGGAATATATCTATGAAGGAAAACACCAGTTCGGGAAGCGAGCATGTACCAGGGCAGAAGGTTGGGCCTTGCGGCTTCAGCCTTATGATTTCACGGTTCAGCATATCCCCGGCCATACCAACATCTCGGACATTTGTTCTCGTTTGTGTCCAGCCTCAGAAACACCCTTTGATGAAACTACAGAACACTATGTATGCTCCATCGGCGAAGTTCCAAATGCCATCACGCTTCATGAGATTCAAACAGAAACATCTCTGGATGAAACTATGTCAGCAGTTATCGAAGCCATACGGACTCAAAATTGGCCAAAGGATTTGTTCCGTTACCAGGCGTTTGCAAAGGAATTGGGAGTGATCAAGGACATAGTTGTCAGGGAAGATAGAATAATTCTGCCACACAAACTGCGTTCCCGAGCATTAGAGATTGCTCATCGAGGTCACCCTGGCATTGTGGCAATGCGCCGGAATCTCCGTGAAAAGGTATGGTGGCCCTGCATGGATCGAGACGTACAAGAATACGTACAGCAATGTGCAGGTTGTGCAGCTGTGAGTGGGTTGGAGGCACCGGAACCAATGCAGCGAAAGTTGATGCCGGAAAGAGCATGGCAGGAAATTGCAATAGATTTTTTCTCCGCCAAAGAATGCGCAACGTTTCTGGTCCTTATCGACTACTACAGTCGGTATACGAAAGTTATGGAAATGAAAGGCACCACGGCGAGGAAGACTATCGAAGCCCTGGAAAACGTGTTCATCGAGCAAACATATCCTGAAACGATTAGATGCGATAATGGACCCCCGTTTTCATCTGAAGAGTTCTCGCAATATTGCACCTCTAAAAACATCAAACTTAGCAGGACGATTCCATACTGGCCGCAAATGAACGGCCTGGTCGAACGGCACAACCGAGGCATTTTGCGTGCACTCAGAATTGCCAAGGCTACCAAAGAGGACTGGCGAAAGGCGATCAGAGACTACGAGTATATGTACAACACGACGCCACATTCTATGACAGGGAAAGCACCTTTGGAGTTGTTATCCGGAAGACCGATCAAGGATTTGCTTCCATCATTGCGGACAGAACCATTCTGGACACGCGACGAAGAAACTCGGGACAGCGACGCCATCAAGAAGATGAAAGGAAAAATCTATTCTGACAATCAGAGAGACGCGAAGGAATCCAGAATCGCGGTTGGTGATGAGGTTATGTTGAAGAACTATGAATCTGGAAAGCTGGAAGCAAACTTCAAGCTCGAGAAGTTTAAGGTTGTACGAAAAACGGGAAGTGATGTCATCGTTACGAATGAGGAAGGGTTAACATATCGTCGCCCCGTGTCTCATTTGAAAAAGTGGCCATCCATTCGTGATTCACCAGTGGTTTTGGACGAAGCAGAAGAGTGTTCTCCGCAGACATCGAAACCAGACCAGACCGGACCGGAAGTGTCTTCAAATCCAGTATGCAGCTCTAAGCAAAATAAAAGGGTCCCCGGTGCTTCGGATAAATCTACAATTGTACGGCCTAAACGAACAAAGAGGTTGCCAACAAGGTATGACCCAAAATTCGAATGA